ATTCACCATGCTAATATATTAGGGAAATCCAAAGCATTGTGGGTCATCGGGGGATTCAGTGGCTTGTTTTTCTGACCGCAGGCCATCGCCTTGCCGCCCATCGCCAAGTGGCCGTACCAGAACGGCTTCACCATCAACACCTGGTTCCGGCAGGATCCGCTCAATAACATCAACGTGGACAAAGACAAGCCGTACCTTTACTGGTGAGTGGCCGACAAAACCACAAGGAAATAAAATGGCGGCGATCAAGATGTTGACTCCCCTGCTCGGAGGAATGAGGGCAGTTGGGTCAATATCCCCGTGAGTTTCCTTGGCAACCATTGGAGGCGGCAGGGCAGGCGCCCCCCTCGACCCTCCCCGGCCCCCCTCGGCCCCATCCCGCCGGCTCTTATCTCAGTCCGCCAGAAGCTTAGCCTTGTCGTCCATCTCGTTTTTCCTTCATCTTGCCAACTGGGCTTTATTTACattggatttttgttgttgttgttgttgttgtttttctggaGCGGGCTAACGGAACGCCGGCGCCGTTCCCATCTCCATCCATCCGGCTTTTTCTTTTCAGCTTCCGCACCAGCAAAGGGATCGGCTACTCCGCTCACTTTGTGGGCAACTGCCTGATCGTGACCTCCCTCAAGTCCAAAGGAAAGGGCTTCCAGCACTGCGTCAAGTACGACTTCCAGCCGCGCAAGGTGAGCCGGCGTGCCGGCGTGCCGTGGGGTCGGGTCAGCCGGAATCCATTGACCTGATGGATTGGACCTCCCGCCTCCCCCCAGTGGTACATGATCAGCATCGTTCACATCTACAACCGCTGGAGGAACTCCGAGATCCGCTGCTACGTCAACGGGCAGCTGGTCTCCTACGGCGACATGGCCTGGCACGTCAACACCAACGACGTAAGAGACGCGGCGGCGCGGACATTTTGCGGGAGTCCGTGGAGCCGCTAACCGGCCGGAGGTCGCTCCCGCACAGAGCTACGACAAATGCTTTCTGGGCTCGTCGGAGACGGCCGACGCCAACCGGGTCTTCTGCGGTCAGCTGGGCGCCATCTACGTCTTTGGCGAGGCGCTCAACCCGGCTCAGATCTTCGCCATCCACCAGCTGGGCCCCGGGTACAAGGTGAGAGGTGACGCGACGCGACGTGACGTGGCGCGACCGGACCGGACCGGACCGGACCGGACCGAACCGGACCGGACCGGCCCACCGACCGACCGACTCTCGTACCTTTTGGGCCCGCCGCAGAGCACCTTCAAGTTCAAGTCGGAGAGCGACATCCACCTGGCCGAGCACCACAAGCAGGTCCTGTACGACGGCAAGCTGGCCGGCTCCATCTCCTTCACGTACAACGCCAAGGCCACCGACGCGCAGCTGTGTCTGGAGTCGTCGCCGCGAGAGAACGCCTCCATCTTTGTGCACTCGCCGCACGCCCTCATGCTGCAGGTGCGGAGGGAGGCGCGCAAAAAGCCGCTGGTGGTTGGTGACTTTGTCTAATTTGTCAGaaggttttttttggtttgtttggttttttttgcaggaCGTGAAGGCCATCGTGACCCACTCCATCCACAGCGCCATCCACTCCATCGGTGGCATCCAGGTCCTCTTCCCCCTTTTCGCCCAGCTGGACCACAAGCAGCTGAACGACGTGGCCGCGGACACCGGCGTGTGGTCGGTAGACGTCCCATCCGCCGCTCGCCCGCCCGCGCCCGCCCGCGCCCGCTTCCGTCTCACGCCCGCGCGTCTCCTTTCGCAGCGCCACGCTGCTGGCCTTCTTGGTGGAGCTGCTGAAGAGCTCGGTGGCCATGCAGGAGCAGATGCTCGGAGGCAAAGGCTTCCTGGTCATCGGGTACCTGCTGGAGAAGGTAGGAGGGAAATTCCCGAGGGGCGGAGCCGGAATGCCAAAGCTGCCGAAGCCGCTCACCGCGCGTTTGCCGTGCCGTCCCGCCTCAAGTCGTCGAGGGTGCACGTCACTCGGGCCGTGCTGGAGCAGTTCTTGTCCTTCGCCAAGTACCTGGACGGTCTACCCCACGGGGCGCCGCTCCTCAAGCAGCTGTGCGACCACGTCCTCTTCAACGCCGCCATCTGGATACACACGCCCGCCAAGGTCGGTCGGTCGGAAAAAAGCCCATTTCGCAAAAGGGCGGCGGGTTCATCGCCGGCGTCGCTCATTTGCTGCGGCAGGTTCAACTGTCCCTGTACACGTACCTGTCGTCGGAGTTCATCGGCACGGCGACCATCTACTCCACCATCCGTCGCGTGGGCACCGTGCTGCAGCTCATGCACACGCTCAAGTACTACTACTGGGCCGTCAACCCGTTGGAATGCAGCGCCATCTCGCCCAAAGGCCTCGGTAAGAGCAGGAGGCCGGCTCCGCTCGTGCCGCGGCCGTTTTTGTCGGGGGGGGTGCCGTCTCATCCATCAAATCCAACTCCAGACGGACCTCGGCCGTCCCAAAAGGAGATCGTATCGCTGCGGGCCTTCATGCTCCTCTTCCTCAAGCAGCTAATACTGAAGGTGGCCAGATAGGGCgccgctcacacacacacgcgtgaaTCTACGCGTGGCGGATATCCTGACGCTGTCTTTGCAGGACCGGGGCGTGAAGGAGGACGAGCTGCAGAGTATTCTCAACTACCTGTTGACCATGCACGAGGTAGGTGTCATGAGGCCCTCCCGCTCCAAAGGCTTGGGACGGCGATCCCCGTCCGTGGCGGCGAACGGGCTAACGACGCCTTTCAAATGGCGCGCAGGACGAGAACATCCACGACGTGCTGCAGCTCCTGGTGGCGCTCATGTCCGAGCACCCGGCCTCCATGATTCCCGCTTTCGACCAGCGGAACGGCATAAGGTGAGGCGGACGCCGTCGCCATCGTCGTCGTCTGGGGTTTAAACATCCAAAGGACTGGCTGGAATGAACGtgcgttcgtgtgtgtgtgtgtgtgccagggTCATCTGCAAGCTGCTGGCCTCCAAGAGCGAAAGCATCCGAGTGCAGGCCCTCAAAGTCCTGGGCTACTTTCTCAAGCACCTCGGCCACAAGTGGGTGAAACGCTTTGCCAAAGGGCCGCCCGCTTTCTGGCTTTGCCGCACACATAAGCCGTATACTCCGCATACGCATACACTGCCTGTGTTTAATTAGGAGGAAGGTGGagatcatgcacactcacagtcTCTTCACGCTGCTGGGCGAGCGTCTGATGATGCACACCAACACCGTCTCCGTTACCACCTACAACACGCTCTACGAGGTACGCCATCGATCTGCCGCCGACCGCCGTGGCACCGATGCCATCAAAAAAAATCGGGCTGCTATTGCGGTAAAAAAGGCCGATACGTGCGCTACAAATGACCACGTTTAACAACACAACTCTCCACGCCCCCCttcaaaaacatgtatgtaATTATACTTGCAGATCCTGACAGAGCAGGTGTGCACGCAGGTGGTCCACAAGCCGCACCCGGAACCGGACTCGACCATCAAGATCCAGAATCCCAGTGAGTAACTGACGGAGCGGCCTGCCTGCGCGCGGGTGTTCCTGTGTTCCTCAAGCCGCAGTTGCTGATTTTCCTGGCGTGCGCTTATTTAGTGATCCTGAAAGTGGTGGCCACGCTACTGAAGAATTCGTCTCCCAGCGGCGAGCTGATGGAAGTCCGGAGACTTTTCCTCTCCGACATGATCAAACTCTTTAGCAACAGCAGAGAAAACAGAAGGTACGGGGCACGCCGCTCATCACGTGAGGGCCAGAACGCCATCTCTCTCCGAATGTTCGGAGCCCGGAGCACCTCTTTTGGGGGTCAGACAAGGGTCACGGGTGACCTTTTCCGTACGGAGACGTGACTGGCAAGCCACGTTCGTTGCTGTGATCATCGCCCTCTGGTGGTTAAGGATGAAATAGAACAGCAAGGATGTATAGAGCCATGTGAATGGACATCCATTATTTAAAGACTTCCTCAATACGTATTATTTCTTctctaattctatttttttaatgaatacagTTAAGCACAAAGAACATTCCGTTCAACCCGCAATGAAAATTCCCAGGAAGACTGGCTGTCAATGTTCACGTTTCCCGGTCAAAGAGGATCGGACGTATGGCGGCGTTGCCTTTATTGGGCGCTTGGCGCCTCGTTTGCGTTTCAGGTGCTTGCTACAGTGCTCGGTGTGGCAGGACTGGATGTTCTCGCTGGGCTACATCAACCCCAAGAATCCCGAGGAGCAGAAGATCACCGAGATGGTCTACAACATCTTTAGGATCTTGCTGTACCACGCCATCAAATACGAGTGGGGCGGATGGAGGGTCTGGGTGGACACGCTGTCCATCGCGCACTCCAAGGTCCGCCGCGCGTGTCGGAGGCGGGGCCCGCCCGGACCCGCCCGCTCGTGCCTAACGCGGCCGGCGGCCGCTCTGTCCCGCCGCAGGTGACCTACGAGGCCCACAAGGAGTACCTGGCCAAGATGTACGAGGAGTACCAGCGTCAGGAGGAGGAGAATATGAAGAAGGGCGAGAAAGGATGCGTGTCCACCATCTCGGGCCTGTCGGCCTCGCCGGCGCCCGTCGTCAACGGCAACCTGGAGATGGACGACGCCACGCGCACGCCCGACAGCGAAGCCGAGTACGgcgagggcggcggcggcggcggcgacgattCGTCTCGCAACCTGCTGGTCGACGGCGCCGTCAAGAGGGGCGATGCGCAGCAGGGCGCCGGCGTGAGGGTGGAGGTCCACGACCTGCTGGTGGACATCAAAGCCGAAAAGGTGGAGGCCACCGAGGTCAAGTTGGACGACTTGGACCTGAGTCCCGAAGGCCTGGGCGGGGCCAGGGGAGGCGGGTCCTTGGAGAACGGGCCCCTGGTGGAGGTGGACTCGCTCCTGGACAGCGCCTACTGCGCCGTGGTGCAGAACCTCAACGGCACCCTGGTACCCAAAGAGGAGGCCCCGGGGCCGCCCGTCTTGGCCCTCTCGGGGGTCGGCCCGGAGGACGACGATGGCGGCGACGGCATCGTGGGGCCCCTCATCACGCTGGCCGACGAGAAAGACAGCGTTCCCAACAATAACGGATTTCTCTTTGGCAAGGTGAGCGGGAGAAAATCCGGCCcgtcggggggaaaaaaagggacattGGGCTTTTAGCCAACGCCGCCGCTTCTTCCAGGTGGACGAGAAGCTCCTCCCTGCTCTGGCGGCTAGCGACGGTCTGGTCTTGACCGGTCCGGACCGACCCGTCCCGCcggttggcggcggcggcggcgacgacctGGGCCTGCTGGCCCGCGTGAGCCCCGGCGGCGAGCCGCCCGAGGACGGGCCCTTCAAGATCGGCGGCCCGCTGGCCGACATCAGCTCCATCGCCGAGGCCCGCAaccgggcggcggcggcgtcccaGGCCGACTTCGCCGAGGGAGGCGGGGCCGCCTCGGCGACGGCGGGCGACGCCTCGGCTCGCAAGGCGGGGCACAGAGGAACGGACACGGCCAGCGTGACGTCCGACACCGAGAGGTCGGACGACGGCGGCAGAGAGAAGAAGATATCGACCGCTTCCACCACGCAGGTGATTCCCCGGCCTCTTTTGCCATATTTCAACTTCAACAGTCTCTCTGCTTGTTGCTCCAGAGAAATACGTGGAtatagtataataataataataatcggacataggccatgtcgtaattaccacaacacaaaaaaaaagcctacttgtcatcacacgcagaaactgcgtgtgacgaaattgatggtgcttctccataagctacgtttaatcggcaaaagacctaaataagtgtaagttacggttATGTGTAAGTTATGTGATGGCGAGTGAGTGAGCTTGAAATTGAGACGAGTATAGTTCCTCTGATGTGTGAGCGTCTAAAAGGAAGCTGCCCAGTCTGTCGTCCACGTCTCCCTCCCCCCAGCATACCTGAAGCCACTCATCGGGATGGTGATCAAGCTTACTCATCAGTTGGATGTGTTGGGGGAGGGAGTCCTGGATTGCACAGTTGGCCACCCCACTTGTCAAATAGTACGTTGCATAACATTAGTATATCAAGAATGTCCTATTTCAACCTAGCTGTCCAAGAGATGATGCTTTTCTGGCGTTGGAGGCCCGCAAAAGTCAGCTTCcattcacagtttttttttttcatcgctGTCAATTTAAGCCAGTGCGAAGTTGTAAGTTGAATTGACCAAATTGACCACGCCCCTCCACCACCGAATGACAGGCTCTGCACGGCCGCAGCGCCTCGCAGCTGGAGCGAGACCTCCGCGTGGACCTGGGCTTCAGGGGCACGCCCATGACGGAGGAGCAGAGGCGGCAGTTCAGCCCCGGGCCGCGCACCACCATGTTCCGCATCCCCGAGTTCAAGTGGTCGCCCATGCACCAGAGGCTGCTCACCGACCTTCTCTTTGCGCTGGAGACGGACGTGCACGTGTGGAGAAGGTCGGTTCCCGGGGCGACAAACTCTCTCCGGTCCGGCTCTCGTCTCCGGTCGTCGTAAGTGACCTTCTACTAAGGGTGTCCTTCTTCCAGCCACTCCACCAAGTCGGTGATGGACTTTGTCAACAGCAACGAGAACATCATCTTTGTGCACAATACCATCCACCTGATTTCCCAGATGGTGGACAACATCATCATCGCCTGCGGGGGCATCCTGCCGCTCCTGTCTGCCGCCACCTCGCCCTCGGTGAGTACTAGCTCTGGCTtccgtggcgtggcgtggcgtggcgtggcgtgtcGTGGCGTGGCGTgccgtggcgtggcgtggcgtgccGGGAGAGGGAACTGCTGCGGGGGCTTCTTTTTGACCTTTTCCGCCGTGACGACACCTgcagttttttattttcaagtagTCTTTGCGTCTTTCAAATCCGTATTTTTCAAATGCTAGGGCGCACctttattttccccaaaaacggaTAAGGTACCCTCtagtacaggggtgggcaaagaggttcagcagtggccactgtgggtgggtgcacatTTTTTGTCCCAAGTCATTCAGCACAGACAGACAAAGCCGACACAAAGTGGaagcgacgggggttgggctttAACGAGCgccacctgacggcaatccgcTGATTGCACGCGTAAGGTGACCGATAACAACCGGAGTTGTGGAAAGCTTTTGGAAGAAAAGCAACCCCCGCACCGACTGACTGCACAGTGGAATACTTTGCCCACTCCTGCTCTAGTATAGGAATTCTGACTGACGCCAATGGACATCCCagccatttggactgggaggtctGGCAGCCATTGTCCAGTGccatatatagttttttttttttttttttacagatataGTTAGTTTGTTCTTACAAATACAAAGAAACTGGACCGCGTGTATCTAATTGAGTTATGTCGGCCACCTTGGCACAGGGGTTCCCCCgccccaaatagattggacgtcgagcACCATCCTTTGAGGTTTCCGACTTGATGTTTTTGGGGTCCTTTCCACTTGTTTGCAACTGAAGCCACTTGATTGGCGGTTCCGCTTTTAAATTCCTCCTTCTCttcctctgtgtgtgtgtcttttttgtCGTCTTTTGGTTGTTGTCGTGTCTTTTTGCACGTGCAGACCTCTAAGAGTAGTGCCAACCATGTAAGTTTGCTTCTTTTCTTCCTTGATTGATTGTGCTCTTTCTTTTTTGGGTGGGCCGGCTGCTCCCCCACCCCGTCAATTTCCACTTTTGGGCGGCGGTCTCCGTTAGACGCGGGAGAATCCACTTTTGACGGCGCATTCGCTATTGCCATACTCCGTTTGTGTGGCCCTTTTTAAAGAGGAGGACGGGAGCGGCCGCAAAGGGCGAGGAGGTGACGCCCGTCCCGGGGGGAGGAGTCGAAAGGGGCGAGGTGGGTAAAGACAAGTGCAGAATAGtactcaaaacaaacaaacaaagcttAATCACGCCACGAGCGGAGGATGTCAAAGCACCCCCTCCACCTCCTCTCCACAACCCGCATCCCTCATTCGGGTGTGCACTATCTATCACCCGCCTCGATGGAGACGTGCGTATGCGTGTGACGGACTTGCGGATGGTCGCGCGTCGTTCACGAATGCCGCCGCACCCAGAATGCAATTCAAAAGCCACATTTCCCAAGCACCCCATTGGCTGCCGGtgacggcgctagacatccaatcccaTTGAATGTGGGGGGGAGGGGTGAATTGTCTCCCCCTCCCGCCAtctgcaaatggattggattggtgACCCTTGAGAACCAAAAGTTtgatccccccccccacacacacactcttcaCCACCCTCGGTCTGAAAAACAGAGACGGACCGGATTGTCACCTGGCTCGTGCGCGTCCCCCCCCCGCGTTTAGACGGAGCTGGAGAACATCGAGGCCACGCAGGGCATGTCGTCGGAGACGGCCGTCACCTTCCTGTCGCGGCTGATGGCCATGGTGGACGTGCTGGTGTTTGCCAGCTCGCTCAACTTCAGCGAGATCGAGGCCGAGAAGAACATGTCCTCCGGCGGCCTCATGAGGCAGTGTCTGAGACTGGGTGAGAAGTCGAGTCGAGCCGACGTGACGTGACGTGACGTGACGTGAGGCGAGGCCAGGCGAGCCGCACCGCTTTCGCCTCCGTCTCTACCGACGCTTCTCTTGTCAGTGTGCTGCGTGGCGGTGAGGAACTGCCTGGAGTGCCGGCAGAGGCAGCGGGATCGCAACTGCAAGTCCTCTCTGACCGCCAGCAAGTCGCAGGACACTCTgcatgccgccgccgccgccacctccgCCAGCAAGGTGCCACGTCTTCTTCTCGTTCGCTCGCTCGTGTTCTGAGGCCGCCAGCTTTTCCTTTATAGTATTTTCGAATCAATACAATGTCTATAGTGCATCAAAAAAACCTATGAGCCACTGAAAACAAACCAAATTCCCAGTAAATGAACCCTGAAAACCCTCTGAAgctcagatttaaaaaaaaatgggtcttGGGAATAAAATAAAGCTCCTCATACACTGTAAGAATTCCTTGGATGATTGGCATCAGCTGTTGgaacagttcaaaatgttattaACAGGCTTAAAAAGGTCACCATCGCCACCATCTTGTTGTTCTAGACAAACAAGGTGGACCGTTCCGCAAATGCTTACTTGCGTTCTCTTGACCAGGACCCGGACCGACTCCTGCAGGACGTGGACATCAACCGGCTGCGCGCGGTGGTCTTTCGGGACGTGGTGAGCGCGCCGGATTCGTGGACGCCACGTGTAGTGCGCATCTGCAAAATGTGAGCCCTCCTGATGCTTTTTGCTTTCTTCCGGCCGGCGCAGGACGACAGCAAGCAGGCTCAGTTCCTGGCTCTGGCCGTGGTCTACTTCATCTCGGTGCTGATGGTGTCCAAGTACCGAGACATCTTGGAGCCCCAGCGGGAGATCAGCAGGTCGGCCAGCCTGTCCGGACGCAGCATCCGACACGAGATCAACTCGCCCACCAGCACGGGTGAGTCCCGAGGACGCGGTGGCCTCGCCCCTCGCCCCCCCCCACTCGATCCAAAACGCGCGGCTTCCTCGCCAGAGCACCCGTCGTCAGCCTTCTCCGAGCGCGAGAAAAGGACGCCCACCCCCGTGGATGACTCCCCTCGCGTGGGCCTGCCCCACACCGACTCGGGCATCGGCGAGGAGGGCCACGCGGGCGGCTCCCTCAACGGCTCGGAGATTGGGCTGGGCTTGGGCCTGGGCCCGGGCCCGGCGGGGCGGGAGACGGAGCGGGACGCCGGCGGCAGCCAGGCCGACCTGCTGTGCGGCCTGGCCGACGTGGGGAGGTCGTCGCAGGAGAGCCTTTTGGACTCCCCGCACGAGCCCGACGCCCGACAGGCGCCCCCTTCGTCCATTTCCGGCATCTGCCAGACCAATAAAGGCATCAACGTCAAGGTGAGGCGCCGACGTCCTCGTTCTTGGTTTATGACGCGGGTTTGTACTAGTGTGAGCACGTTTTGCTCATCCTCATTTTCTAGCGTGTCGAGTTATTTAAACCGGGTAAACCGAATTCAAGTCATTTCCAGAATATGTAGCCAGAAGCAACGGTCGGGGCGAACTAGCCAATTGCAAATGGCCGCGGCGGTCTAAAAGCTGGTGTCCCTTGCAGGAGATCCTGAAAAGCCTGGTGGCCGCTCCGTTGGACGGCATGGATTCGGGTCAAGAGTCAGGCCCCGCCGCTCCGTACCACCCGGATCCCGCCCTCAAGACCCAGCCCATGCTCCCCATGCAGTTCCACTCTTTTGACAGGTAGCCTTCCGCCTGCCGCCTTCTGCCTGCCGCCTTTGCACCTCGACCAAAGCAATGGCCTCGTCCGTCCGTCTCGCAGGAGTGTGGTGGTTCCGGTGAAAAAGCCGCCGCCCGGGAGCCAGTCCGTCAACGCGGTGGCCACCGCCGGGAGCACGCCCAACATCTTTGCCGCCGCCACGGCCACGCCCAAGAGCATGATCAACACCACAGGTGAGGGAGGACGAGTCGCtggcaaaaaaaagcacatttgcaACAAGAGCGCGGCTCAATATGGCCGATCGCGGAATACTAATGGAGCTCCCGCATATGGATTGTTTCCGATCGATCGCCGGCTGGGAAAAATTACGGAAAAAATGGATCTCATGTTTTGCTCATTTGGCATAGGGTTATGAATTCCATTcggaaatgaaatgttttgcgTGCGTCATCACGTCAGCGCATCCGCCTTGTTTGGTCCTTGCAGGCGGCGCCGACTCCGCCTCGTCCTCCTCGTCTTCGTCGTCCTCGTTTGTGAACGGCGCCGGCAGCAAGAACCTCCCCGCCGTCCAGACGGTGGCGCCCATGCCTGAGGACACGGTGGAGAACATGAggtcagaaagaaagaaagaagcttACCGTGCCACTTCCCGCTTGGGCCGCTCGCGTCAAAGCTGCTTTCTCCCgccgctcgccccgcccccaacGTGTGGTGGAAAGACCGATgcgggttaattttttttttcattggtcgatgtttattttctattcacttttataaagcataataataatatttcaaagCCATGGAAATGATTTGAATCCCCGAAAATCAATCCAATTTCTGCAGTCAGAAGGAGTGGATTGACTTTCTCGACCTCTTTCCGACCATTCAATAGAAATGGGGACGTCGGCAGCTCCTCACAGTGATTGGATGTCCACGGCGGCCCACGGCTGAAATATGCCGCCGTGTCTTTCTGTCTGTGTTGCAGTGCCTACTGTGAGGTGGCGCAGTGTGCCCTGCGCAGCGGTCAGACGCCCCCCGAGCTCAAGTCTTTTAGCTCTCTGGCGGGCTTCCAGGCTGCCCCCCGAGATGCGGGGCAGTGTTTTAGGCAAGGAATACGCCACCGTGCCCCCATCCCACCCGCcttctccacacacacacacacacgcacaaaccaAATTCTTGACGTTCGTAGCATCGGTGTTTCTTACATTGCGTCCTGAGCAAAAATGGCAAGTCACGTCTTGTCAGTGGCGCCGGTCGGTGTATAGAAGGCAGCAAAATGAAAGCGATGGGCCACTTTCCAAAACGTGCTCTGTCTCCGCAGCATCACCACCAAGCTGGAACGAGCGCTGGAGAAGGTGGCGCCGTTGCTGAGGGAAATCTTTGTGGACTTTGCGCCTTTCCTGTCGCGCACGCTGCTGGGCAGTCATGGGCAGGAGCTGCTCATTGAAGGTACAGGTGCTGTACAACAAACCTTCTTACTACTATACGCGTCCCGTGCAAGCTGTGACTCAatcaatggatggatggataaatgaatgagtgattgattgagtgagtgagtgagtgagtgaatagtTGACCAAGTGAGCGACCGAGTATGCTAACTCACTTCTTTCTTGGTGTCCTGTTGTCGTTCTCCACCGTCCGCTTGctcctcttttcttttcttttcttcctcccGATCTTGTCCCGTCCTTTGTGGCATGCTTATTATATGTAAACGCTTTGATTCAGACGAGCCCAGAGGAGATGTATTTTGGGCTTTGTCCGCCTATTTGCGCTTGATCACCAAAAACCCATGTCTCCTCCCTCCGCAGGTCTGGTGTGCATGAAGTCCAGC
The nucleotide sequence above comes from Stigmatopora argus isolate UIUO_Sarg chromosome 22, RoL_Sarg_1.0, whole genome shotgun sequence. Encoded proteins:
- the nbeaa gene encoding neurobeachin a isoform X1, with the translated sequence MSSEKPLSPATVPATVSAAPGSACSQAAAGRPSVSSSSSSSSPPPPPLPGERMPSSAAAAATATASATATAGGGSLLLPAGVINPAAVPIRNIQMKFAVLVGLIQVGEVTNRDIVETVLNLLVGGEFDLEMNFIIQEAESIGCMVELLSHCQVTCQAEIWSMFTAILRKSVRNLQTSTEVGLIQQVLLKMSAVDDMIADLLVDMLGVLASYSITVKELKLLFSMLRGDNGIWPRHAIKLLSVLNQMPQRHGPDTFFNFPGRSAAAIALPPIAKWPYQNGFTINTWFRQDPLNNINVDKDKPYLYCFRTSKGIGYSAHFVGNCLIVTSLKSKGKGFQHCVKYDFQPRKWYMISIVHIYNRWRNSEIRCYVNGQLVSYGDMAWHVNTNDSYDKCFLGSSETADANRVFCGQLGAIYVFGEALNPAQIFAIHQLGPGYKSTFKFKSESDIHLAEHHKQVLYDGKLAGSISFTYNAKATDAQLCLESSPRENASIFVHSPHALMLQDVKAIVTHSIHSAIHSIGGIQVLFPLFAQLDHKQLNDVAADTGVCATLLAFLVELLKSSVAMQEQMLGGKGFLVIGYLLEKSSRVHVTRAVLEQFLSFAKYLDGLPHGAPLLKQLCDHVLFNAAIWIHTPAKVQLSLYTYLSSEFIGTATIYSTIRRVGTVLQLMHTLKYYYWAVNPLECSAISPKGLDGPRPSQKEIVSLRAFMLLFLKQLILKDRGVKEDELQSILNYLLTMHEDENIHDVLQLLVALMSEHPASMIPAFDQRNGIRVICKLLASKSESIRVQALKVLGYFLKHLGHKRKVEIMHTHSLFTLLGERLMMHTNTVSVTTYNTLYEILTEQVCTQVVHKPHPEPDSTIKIQNPMILKVVATLLKNSSPSGELMEVRRLFLSDMIKLFSNSRENRRCLLQCSVWQDWMFSLGYINPKNPEEQKITEMVYNIFRILLYHAIKYEWGGWRVWVDTLSIAHSKVTYEAHKEYLAKMYEEYQRQEEENMKKGEKGCVSTISGLSASPAPVVNGNLEMDDATRTPDSEAEYGEGGGGGGDDSSRNLLVDGAVKRGDAQQGAGVRVEVHDLLVDIKAEKVEATEVKLDDLDLSPEGLGGARGGGSLENGPLVEVDSLLDSAYCAVVQNLNGTLVPKEEAPGPPVLALSGVGPEDDDGGDGIVGPLITLADEKDSVPNNNGFLFGKVDEKLLPALAASDGLVLTGPDRPVPPVGGGGGDDLGLLARVSPGGEPPEDGPFKIGGPLADISSIAEARNRAAAASQADFAEGGGAASATAGDASARKAGHRGTDTASVTSDTERSDDGGREKKISTASTTQALHGRSASQLERDLRVDLGFRGTPMTEEQRRQFSPGPRTTMFRIPEFKWSPMHQRLLTDLLFALETDVHVWRSHSTKSVMDFVNSNENIIFVHNTIHLISQMVDNIIIACGGILPLLSAATSPSTSKSSANHRRTGAAAKGEEVTPVPGGGVERGETELENIEATQGMSSETAVTFLSRLMAMVDVLVFASSLNFSEIEAEKNMSSGGLMRQCLRLVCCVAVRNCLECRQRQRDRNCKSSLTASKSQDTLHAAAAATSASKDPDRLLQDVDINRLRAVVFRDVDDSKQAQFLALAVVYFISVLMVSKYRDILEPQREISRSASLSGRSIRHEINSPTSTGESRGRGGLAPRPPPLDPKRAASSPEHPSSAFSEREKRTPTPVDDSPRVGLPHTDSGIGEEGHAGGSLNGSEIGLGLGLGPGPAGRETERDAGGSQADLLCGLADVGRSSQESLLDSPHEPDARQAPPSSISGICQTNKGINVKEILKSLVAAPLDGMDSGQESGPAAPYHPDPALKTQPMLPMQFHSFDRSVVVPVKKPPPGSQSVNAVATAGSTPNIFAAATATPKSMINTTGGADSASSSSSSSSSFVNGAGSKNLPAVQTVAPMPEDTVENMSAYCEVAQCALRSGQTPPELKSFSSLAGFQAAPRDAGQCFSITTKLERALEKVAPLLREIFVDFAPFLSRTLLGSHGQELLIEGTGLVCMKSSTSVVELVMLLCSQEWQNSIQKNAGLAFIELINEGRLLCHAMKDHIVRVANEAEFILNRQRAEDVHKHAEFESNCAQYAADRREEEKMCDHLIGAAKHRDHVTANQLKQKILNILTNKHGAWGAMSQSQMHDFWRLDYWEDDLRRRRRFVRNAFGSTHADVALKGPEDYGGFLRSPSTAERREPSVPGSSGLLEAGAEEEEGEEGGTSKKGFRSHSAVAQNPEADLMLEGDDDAVSLLQEKEMDNLAGPVVLSTPAQLVAPAVVARGTLSVTTTEIYFEVDEEDPAFKKTDAKVLAYSEGLHGKWMFSEIRAVFSRRYLLHNTGLEVFMANRTSVMFNFPDQATVKRVVYSLPRVGVGTSYGLPQARRISLATPRQLFKSSNMTQRWQRREISNFEYLMFLNTIAGRTYNDLNQYPVFPWVLTNYESEELDLTLPGNFRDLSKPLGALNPKRAAFYAERYETWDDDSCPPDHYATLYSTARSTLLWMLRIEPFTTFFLNGNDGKFDHADRTFSGIGRSWRNCQRDTADVTELIPEFYYLPEMFVNGNEYELGVRDDGAPVCDVELPVWAKKPEDFVRINRMALESEFVSCQLHQWIDLIFGYKQRGPEAVRALNVFSFLSYEGAVNLDNLDGAQREGMETQIQACGQIPSQLLIEPHPPRSSAMHLCFLPQSPLMFKDQMQQDVIMVLKFPSNSPVTHVAANTLPHLSIPAAVTVTCSRLFAVNRWHNTVGLRGAPGYSLEQAHHLPIEMDPLIANNSGTNKRQITDLVDQSIQINTHCFVVTADNRYILACGFWDKSFRVYSTESGKLTQIVFGHWDVVTCLARSESYIGGDCYIVSGSRDATLLLWYWSGRHHIIGDNPNNSDYPAPRAVLTGHDHEVVCVSVCAELGLVISGAKEGPCLVHTITGDLLRALEGPEPCRAPRLISVSSEGHCIIYYERGRFCNFSINGKLLAQMEVNDSTRAVLLSSDGQNLVTGGDNGVVEVWQACDFKQLYIYPGCDAGIRAMDLSHDQRTLITGMASGSIVAFNIDFNRWHYEHQNRY